A stretch of Lactuca sativa cultivar Salinas chromosome 6, Lsat_Salinas_v11, whole genome shotgun sequence DNA encodes these proteins:
- the LOC111878289 gene encoding histone H3.2 — protein sequence MARTKQTARKSTGGKAPRKQLATKAARKSAPATGGVKKPHRFRPGTVALREIRKYQKSTELLIRKLPFQRLVREIAQDFKTDLRFQSSAVAALQEASEAYLVGLFEDTNLCAIHAKRVTIMPKDMQLARRIRGERA from the coding sequence ATGGCAAGAACCAAGCAAACTGCTCGCAAATCGACCGGTGGAAAAGCTCCGAGGAAGCAATTGGCGACAAAAGCCGCCAGGAAATCAGCACCGGCCACCGGAGGAGTGAAGAAGCCACACAGATTCAGGCCAGGAACCGTTGCTCTAAGGGAGATCCGTAAGTACCAGAAGAGCACAGAGCTCCTGATCCGTAAGCTTCCATTTCAGAGGCTTGTGAGAGAAATCGCTCAAGATTTCAAGACAGATCTGAGGTTCCAGAGCAGTGCTGTCGCTGCACTTCAGGAGGCTTCTGAGGCTTATTTGGTTGGTTTGTTTGAGGATACCAATCTGTGTGCCATTCATGCTAAGAGGGTTACAATCATGCCTAAGGATATGCAATTGGCCAGGAGGATTAGAGGCGAGAGGGCTTAG